One Bacillus amyloliquefaciens DSM 7 = ATCC 23350 DNA window includes the following coding sequences:
- a CDS encoding isochorismatase family protein encodes MTTSLNLQFEKTALVIIDLQKGIVPFDKSGAVVPNTKKLIDVFREKGGFISFVNVDFHDGADALKPLTDEEAAGHSAPAADWAEFVPEIEVKENDYTVTKRQWGAFFGTDLDLQLRRRGIDTIVLCGIATNIGVESTAREAFQLGYQQVFVTDAMATFSDEQHEATLKFIFPKIGRSRTTEEFIAQTK; translated from the coding sequence ATGACTACATCATTAAATCTGCAATTTGAAAAAACGGCTTTGGTCATTATCGATTTACAAAAAGGCATTGTTCCGTTTGATAAAAGCGGCGCCGTTGTGCCGAACACGAAAAAATTAATTGATGTGTTCCGTGAAAAAGGCGGCTTTATCAGCTTTGTGAACGTAGACTTTCACGACGGAGCGGATGCGCTGAAGCCGCTGACAGATGAAGAGGCGGCAGGCCATTCGGCTCCGGCGGCGGATTGGGCTGAATTTGTGCCTGAAATCGAAGTGAAGGAAAATGATTATACGGTAACAAAACGGCAGTGGGGCGCGTTTTTCGGCACGGACCTGGATCTTCAGCTCAGAAGACGGGGAATCGACACGATCGTATTATGCGGGATTGCGACAAACATCGGCGTGGAAAGCACGGCGCGGGAAGCTTTTCAGCTCGGGTATCAGCAAGTTTTCGTGACTGACGCGATGGCGACATTCAGCGATGAACAGCACGAAGCGACACTCAAGTTTATCTTCCCGAAAATCGGCAGAAGCCGGACGACGGAAGAATTTATCGCGCAGACCAAATGA
- a CDS encoding ammonium transporter — MQMGDTVFMFFCALLVWLMTPGLALFYGGMVKSKNVLSTAMHSFSSLAIVSVVWVLYGYSLAFAPGNTWLGGIEWAGLKGVGFEPGSYSETIPHSLFMMFQMTFAVLTTAIISGAFAERMRFSAFLVFSFLWASLVYTPVAHWVWGGGWIGQMGALDFAGGNVVHISSGVAGLVLAIVLGKRKDGTAASPHNLIYTFLGGALIWFGWFGFNVGSALTLDSIAMFAFINTNTAAAAGIIGWIVIEWMLNKKPTMLGAVSGAIAGLVAITPAAGFVTPFSSIAIGFIGGLVCFWGVYWLKKTFGYDDALDAFGLHGIGGTWGGIATGLFATVSVNEGGANGLFYGDPGLLWKQIAAIAATYVFVFIVTFVIIKIVGLFIPLRASEEEESLGLDLTMHGEKAYQDL; from the coding sequence ATGCAGATGGGCGATACAGTATTTATGTTCTTTTGCGCTTTACTCGTGTGGCTGATGACCCCCGGGTTGGCTTTGTTTTACGGCGGAATGGTAAAAAGCAAAAACGTGCTCAGCACGGCGATGCACAGTTTTTCTTCACTCGCCATCGTATCCGTCGTTTGGGTTTTGTACGGATATTCACTTGCTTTTGCTCCCGGCAATACATGGCTTGGCGGCATTGAATGGGCGGGGCTGAAGGGAGTCGGATTTGAACCCGGAAGCTACAGTGAGACGATCCCGCATTCATTGTTCATGATGTTCCAAATGACATTTGCCGTGCTGACGACGGCGATTATTTCCGGAGCATTTGCTGAACGCATGAGATTCAGCGCCTTTCTTGTATTTTCCTTTTTGTGGGCTTCACTCGTATATACGCCTGTTGCGCACTGGGTATGGGGCGGCGGCTGGATCGGCCAAATGGGCGCCCTTGATTTTGCGGGCGGAAATGTTGTTCACATCTCTTCCGGAGTCGCCGGGCTTGTGCTGGCGATTGTACTCGGGAAACGCAAGGACGGCACGGCGGCTTCTCCTCACAACTTAATTTACACGTTCTTGGGCGGGGCGCTCATTTGGTTCGGATGGTTCGGCTTCAATGTCGGCAGCGCCCTGACGCTTGACAGCATTGCGATGTTTGCTTTCATTAATACAAACACCGCAGCTGCAGCCGGAATTATCGGGTGGATTGTAATCGAATGGATGCTGAACAAAAAGCCGACCATGCTCGGCGCTGTATCAGGCGCTATCGCCGGGCTTGTCGCCATTACACCGGCCGCCGGGTTCGTTACGCCATTTTCTTCCATTGCGATCGGCTTCATCGGCGGGCTTGTCTGTTTTTGGGGCGTTTATTGGCTCAAAAAGACGTTCGGATATGACGACGCGCTTGACGCTTTCGGCCTGCATGGGATCGGCGGCACATGGGGCGGCATCGCGACCGGTTTATTCGCAACCGTCTCCGTCAATGAAGGCGGGGCAAACGGGCTGTTTTACGGCGATCCGGGACTGCTTTGGAAACAGATTGCAGCCATTGCGGCAACCTATGTATTTGTATTTATTGTCACTTTCGTTATCATTAAAATTGTAGGTCTGTTCATTCCCCTCCGCGCCAGTGAAGAAGAAGAGTCACTTGGGCTTGATTTAACGATGCACGGGGAAAAAGCATATCAGGACTTATAA
- a CDS encoding P-II family nitrogen regulator has product MSGQMFKVEIVTRPAKFETLKQELGKIGVTSLTFSNVHGCGLQKAHTELYRGVKIESNVYERLKVEIVVSKVPVDQVVETAKKVLKTGEPGDGKIFVYEIGNTINIRTGEEGPKAL; this is encoded by the coding sequence ATGAGCGGTCAAATGTTCAAAGTAGAAATCGTTACGCGTCCGGCTAAGTTTGAAACATTGAAACAGGAACTCGGTAAAATCGGAGTCACATCGCTGACCTTCTCCAACGTACACGGCTGCGGCCTTCAAAAAGCCCACACCGAACTGTACCGCGGAGTCAAAATTGAGAGCAATGTGTATGAACGGCTGAAAGTGGAAATCGTTGTCAGCAAAGTCCCCGTTGATCAAGTGGTCGAAACGGCGAAAAAAGTGCTGAAAACGGGGGAGCCGGGTGACGGCAAAATATTCGTCTACGAAATCGGAAACACGATTAATATCCGCACCGGAGAAGAAGGACCCAAAGCTTTATAA
- the ftsW gene encoding putative lipid II flippase FtsW produces MLKRLKNADLPLVFVIMLLCGFGLLMVYSASDVMGSQRYGDPSYFFHKQRTSLLIGICLFLFAACLPYKRYARLVPLFVVGSLLLLLLVLIPGIGLERNFSRRWLGAGPLVVQPSELAKIAMILYFASIYTKKQPYIHQFVKGVLPPLVILGTAFILTLAEPDLGTASLILAACGSILLCAGLKKRHLFVLGATAVSGVVYLAFSASYRVKRLVSFTNPFGDANGDGYQLIQSYFAISGGGFFGRGLGNSVEKMNYLPEAHTDFIMAVISEELGIFGVLIVLGLYFALMLLGVKTAVRADDPFGKLLAVGITFQLMFQVVLNLGAMSGLLPVTGVPLPFISYGGSSLIMTLFLCGILVNISTYANKQTARHKRPVPHEKKVSSF; encoded by the coding sequence TTGCTGAAACGTTTAAAAAACGCCGATCTGCCGCTTGTGTTTGTCATCATGCTGCTTTGCGGATTCGGCTTGTTAATGGTGTACAGCGCCAGTGATGTGATGGGATCTCAGCGGTACGGAGATCCATCCTATTTCTTCCATAAACAAAGAACCTCTTTACTGATCGGAATATGCTTATTTTTATTTGCCGCCTGTCTGCCGTATAAGCGGTATGCGCGGCTTGTACCGCTGTTTGTGGTTGGATCGCTGTTATTGCTGCTGCTCGTGTTGATACCGGGAATCGGGCTGGAGCGGAATTTTTCCCGCAGATGGCTGGGAGCGGGGCCGCTTGTCGTACAGCCGTCTGAATTGGCGAAGATCGCGATGATTTTGTATTTCGCTTCGATTTATACGAAAAAGCAGCCGTACATTCATCAATTTGTGAAAGGGGTTCTGCCGCCTTTAGTGATTTTGGGGACCGCTTTTATCTTGACATTGGCGGAGCCTGATTTAGGGACGGCTTCCTTAATCCTGGCGGCGTGCGGTTCGATTTTATTATGTGCCGGCTTGAAAAAACGCCATTTGTTCGTGCTCGGCGCAACGGCGGTGTCAGGGGTCGTTTATCTCGCATTTTCCGCTTCTTATCGTGTGAAGCGTCTCGTTTCCTTTACCAATCCGTTTGGTGATGCGAACGGGGACGGCTATCAGCTGATTCAATCCTATTTTGCTATTTCCGGAGGCGGATTTTTCGGAAGAGGGCTTGGGAACAGTGTTGAAAAAATGAATTATCTGCCTGAGGCGCATACTGATTTCATTATGGCCGTGATCAGCGAAGAACTGGGGATATTCGGTGTTCTGATCGTGTTGGGATTATATTTTGCGTTAATGCTTCTCGGCGTAAAAACAGCCGTGCGTGCTGATGACCCGTTCGGGAAGCTTCTCGCCGTCGGAATTACGTTTCAATTAATGTTTCAGGTTGTATTGAATTTGGGAGCGATGAGCGGACTTCTGCCAGTCACGGGTGTGCCGCTTCCGTTTATCAGCTACGGCGGTTCTTCATTGATCATGACGCTGTTTTTGTGCGGCATACTGGTCAATATCAGTACATATGCGAATAAACAAACCGCACGTCATAAGCGGCCTGTCCCGCATGAAAAAAAGGTTTCTTCTTTTTGA